The following proteins come from a genomic window of Micromonospora echinofusca:
- a CDS encoding adenosine deaminase, with the protein MVATIRYEDIVKVPKALLHDHLDGGLRPATIVELAAEVGHELPTTDPEALGRWFVEAADSGSLERYLETFAHTVAVMQTASSLRRVARECAQDLAADGVVYAEVRFAPEQHLERDLTLDEVVEAVLAGFVEGSALAAEAGTPIRVGTLLTAMRHAARSQEIAELAVRHRDTGVVGFDIAGAEAGFPPTRHLDAFEYLQRENFHFTIHAGEAFGLPSIWQAIQWCGADRLGHGVRIVDDITPGPEPVLGRLAAYVRDKRIPLELCPSSNVQTGAAPSIAEHPIGLLRDLRFRVTVNTDNRLMSGTSMSREMALLVDAFGYGWKELQWFTINAMKSAFIPFDERLKIIDEVIKPAYGKLLG; encoded by the coding sequence ATGGTCGCGACAATCCGTTACGAGGACATCGTCAAGGTCCCGAAGGCGCTGCTGCACGATCACCTCGACGGCGGCCTGCGGCCGGCGACGATCGTCGAACTGGCCGCCGAGGTGGGCCACGAGCTGCCCACCACCGATCCCGAGGCGCTCGGTCGGTGGTTCGTCGAGGCGGCCGACTCCGGCTCCCTGGAGCGCTACCTGGAGACGTTCGCGCACACCGTCGCCGTCATGCAGACCGCGTCGTCCCTGCGGCGGGTGGCCCGGGAGTGCGCCCAGGACCTGGCCGCCGACGGGGTGGTCTACGCCGAGGTGCGGTTCGCCCCCGAGCAGCACCTGGAGCGGGACCTGACCCTGGACGAGGTGGTCGAGGCGGTGCTCGCCGGCTTCGTCGAGGGCAGCGCGCTGGCCGCCGAGGCGGGCACCCCGATCCGGGTCGGCACCCTGCTCACCGCGATGCGGCACGCCGCCCGGTCCCAGGAGATCGCCGAGCTGGCCGTCCGGCACCGGGACACCGGGGTGGTCGGCTTCGACATCGCCGGCGCCGAGGCGGGCTTCCCGCCCACCCGGCACCTGGACGCCTTCGAGTACCTCCAGCGGGAGAACTTCCACTTCACCATCCACGCCGGCGAGGCGTTCGGCCTGCCGTCGATCTGGCAGGCGATCCAGTGGTGCGGGGCGGACCGGCTCGGCCACGGGGTGCGCATCGTGGACGACATCACGCCCGGCCCGGAGCCGGTGCTCGGGCGGCTGGCCGCGTACGTGCGGGACAAGCGGATCCCGCTGGAGCTGTGCCCGTCGTCGAACGTGCAGACCGGCGCCGCGCCGTCGATCGCCGAGCACCCGATCGGGCTGCTGCGGGACCTGCGGTTCCGGGTGACGGTCAACACCGACAACCGGCTGATGAGCGGCACGTCGATGTCGCGGGAGATGGCCCTGCTGGTGGACGCCTTCGGCTACGGCTGGAAGGAACTCCAGTGGTTCACCATCAACGCCATGAAGAGCGCCTTCATCCCGTTCGACGAGCGGCTGAAGATCATCGATGAAGTGATCAAGCCCGCGTACGGCAAGCTGCTGGGCTGA
- a CDS encoding PPOX class F420-dependent oxidoreductase, giving the protein MNARLWELFGERGRGVLVTLRRDGRPQLSNLDFLAEPGLIRCSTTGDRAKVRNLRRDPRASLHVTTADGGAYAVAEGVVTLSPPAAATDDASVEELVEVYRRIRGEHPDWADYRAAMVADGRLVLRLAVDRVYGWRP; this is encoded by the coding sequence GTGAACGCCCGGCTGTGGGAGCTGTTCGGCGAGCGCGGCCGGGGCGTGCTGGTGACCCTGCGCCGCGACGGGCGGCCCCAGCTGTCCAACCTCGACTTCCTCGCCGAGCCCGGCCTGATCCGCTGCTCCACCACCGGCGACCGCGCCAAGGTGCGCAACCTGCGCCGCGATCCCCGGGCCAGCCTGCACGTCACCACCGCCGACGGCGGGGCCTACGCGGTCGCGGAGGGCGTGGTCACGCTCAGCCCGCCGGCGGCGGCGACCGACGACGCGAGCGTCGAGGAGCTGGTCGAGGTCTACCGACGGATCCGCGGCGAGCACCCCGACTGGGCCGACTACCGGGCGGCGATGGTCGCCGACGGCCGCCTGGTGCTCCGGCTCGCCGTCGACCGGGTGTACGGCTGGCGTCCCTGA
- a CDS encoding MarR family winged helix-turn-helix transcriptional regulator, with amino-acid sequence MEQPRWLDEREQSAWRGYRRMRRLLDLELARELMRDAGLSEPDYDVLSDLSETPDQRLRLSELADRMLWSRSRLSHHLTRMQQRGLVTREECASDGRGAVVVLTAEGRRAVEAAAPGHVAAVRRHLVDLLTPDEIAALDALTHRVVDHLTGRDAARD; translated from the coding sequence ATGGAGCAACCACGCTGGCTGGACGAGCGGGAGCAGAGCGCCTGGCGCGGCTACCGGCGGATGCGCCGCCTGCTCGACCTGGAGCTGGCCCGCGAGCTGATGCGCGACGCCGGGCTCTCCGAACCCGACTACGACGTCCTCTCCGACCTCTCGGAGACGCCCGACCAGCGGCTGCGGCTCAGCGAGCTGGCCGACCGGATGCTCTGGTCGCGCAGCCGGCTCTCCCACCACCTCACCCGGATGCAGCAGCGCGGCCTCGTCACCCGAGAGGAGTGCGCCTCGGACGGGCGCGGCGCCGTCGTCGTACTCACCGCCGAGGGCCGGCGCGCCGTCGAGGCCGCCGCCCCCGGCCACGTGGCGGCCGTCCGCCGGCACCTCGTCGACCTGCTGACCCCCGACGAGATCGCCGCGCTGGACGCGCTCACCCACCGGGTGGTCGACCACCTCACCGGCCGGGACGCCGCGCGGGACTGA
- a CDS encoding sensor histidine kinase, with amino-acid sequence MAMNLGLAEELLARDPEAARGLVAEARTSAGTALSELRDVVRGIHPPVLADRGLAALALGAALPVDLDVDLPGRLAPPLESALYFTAAELITNAARHSGAARVAVRLRRTAETVRLTVSDDGRGGADPQRGTGLAGIRRRLAVFDGRVRIDSPAGGPTVVDVELPCES; translated from the coding sequence ATGGCGATGAACCTCGGCCTCGCCGAGGAGCTGCTGGCCCGCGATCCCGAGGCGGCGCGCGGGCTGGTCGCGGAGGCCCGGACGAGCGCCGGCACCGCCCTGTCCGAGCTGCGCGACGTGGTACGCGGAATCCACCCGCCGGTGCTCGCCGACCGGGGGCTCGCCGCCCTCGCCCTCGGCGCGGCCCTCCCGGTCGACCTGGACGTCGACCTGCCCGGCCGGCTGGCGCCCCCGCTGGAGTCGGCGCTCTACTTCACCGCCGCCGAACTGATCACCAACGCGGCCCGGCACAGCGGAGCGGCGCGCGTGGCGGTACGGCTGCGTCGGACGGCCGAGACGGTCCGGCTGACCGTCTCCGACGACGGCCGGGGCGGCGCCGACCCGCAGCGGGGCACCGGGTTGGCCGGCATCCGGCGGCGCCTCGCCGTCTTCGACGGCCGGGTCCGGATCGACTCGCCCGCGGGTGGGCCTACGGTGGTCGACGTGGAGCTGCCGTGCGAGTCGTGA
- a CDS encoding LuxR C-terminal-related transcriptional regulator has protein sequence MRVVIAEDLVLLRDGLIRLLTAYGDEVVAAVETGDELLAALLEHRPDVAVVDVRLPPTHTDEGLRAALAARERIPGLPVLVLFQYVEQLYARELLSDGAGSVGYLLKDRVADVTQFVDAVHRVADGGMAMDPEVVSQLLARPARAAPLRRLTPREHEVLALMAEGRSNGAIAQRMVVTEKAVSKHINSIFAKLDLRDCDDDHRRVRAVLTFLDA, from the coding sequence GTGCGAGTCGTGATCGCCGAGGACCTGGTGCTGCTGCGCGACGGGCTGATCCGGCTGCTCACCGCGTACGGCGACGAGGTGGTGGCCGCCGTGGAGACCGGCGACGAGCTGCTCGCCGCCCTGCTGGAGCACCGCCCCGACGTGGCGGTGGTGGACGTCCGGCTGCCGCCCACCCACACGGACGAGGGGCTGCGCGCCGCGCTGGCCGCCCGGGAACGGATCCCCGGCCTGCCGGTGCTGGTCCTCTTCCAGTACGTCGAGCAGCTCTACGCCCGGGAGCTGCTCTCCGACGGCGCGGGATCGGTCGGCTACCTACTCAAGGACCGGGTGGCCGACGTGACGCAGTTCGTCGACGCGGTGCACCGGGTCGCCGACGGCGGGATGGCGATGGACCCGGAGGTCGTCTCGCAACTGCTGGCCCGGCCGGCCCGGGCCGCGCCGCTGCGCCGGCTCACCCCGCGCGAGCACGAGGTGCTGGCGCTGATGGCCGAGGGGCGCTCGAACGGCGCGATCGCCCAGCGCATGGTGGTCACCGAGAAGGCGGTCAGCAAGCACATCAACTCGATCTTCGCCAAGCTCGACCTGCGCGACTGCGACGACGACCACCGCCGGGTACGCGCGGTGCTGACCTTCCTGGACGCCTGA
- a CDS encoding putative RNA methyltransferase: MDPRIVDRLRCPVCAEPLAEVATGGAGALRCPRRHSFDVARQGYVNLLAGRAPHAGDTAEMVAARADFLSAGHYDLISAALAATAMEAVDRVTAARRLPAGEQAGARVDGAYPLVVDAGAGTGRHLAAVLAALPDAVGLALDVSKPALRRAARAHPRAAAALADTWQRLPLADAGTAVLLNVFAPRNGAEFHRVLDPAGSLLVVTPAADHLAELVGALGLLRVDPAKADRVAESLGGHFTEVTAAEHRRELALTGPEVATLVGMGPSAWHTDPAGLAARVAALAEPVRVTVAVRLAVWRPAPR; the protein is encoded by the coding sequence GTGGACCCCCGCATCGTCGACCGTCTCCGCTGCCCGGTCTGCGCCGAGCCGCTGGCCGAGGTCGCCACCGGTGGCGCCGGCGCGCTGCGCTGCCCGCGCCGGCACAGCTTCGACGTGGCCCGCCAGGGCTACGTCAACCTGCTCGCCGGCCGCGCCCCGCACGCCGGCGACACCGCAGAGATGGTGGCCGCCCGCGCCGACTTCCTCTCCGCCGGCCACTACGACCTCATCTCGGCCGCCCTCGCCGCCACCGCCATGGAGGCCGTCGACCGCGTGACGGCTGCTCGGCGCCTGCCGGCCGGGGAGCAGGCCGGGGCACGCGTCGACGGGGCGTACCCCCTGGTGGTGGACGCCGGGGCGGGGACGGGCCGGCACCTCGCGGCGGTGCTGGCGGCGCTGCCGGACGCCGTGGGTCTCGCCCTCGACGTGTCGAAGCCGGCGCTGCGTCGGGCCGCCCGCGCGCACCCGCGCGCGGCGGCGGCGCTCGCCGACACCTGGCAGCGGCTGCCCCTGGCCGACGCCGGCACCGCCGTGCTGCTGAACGTCTTCGCGCCGCGCAACGGCGCCGAGTTCCACCGGGTCCTCGACCCGGCCGGGTCCCTGCTGGTGGTCACGCCGGCCGCCGACCACCTCGCCGAACTGGTCGGCGCCCTCGGCCTGCTGCGGGTGGACCCGGCCAAGGCGGACCGGGTCGCCGAGAGCCTCGGCGGACACTTCACCGAGGTGACGGCGGCCGAGCACCGGCGCGAGCTGGCGCTGACCGGCCCGGAGGTCGCGACGCTGGTCGGGATGGGTCCCAGCGCCTGGCACACCGACCCGGCCGGGCTCGCCGCCCGGGTCGCCGCCCTCGCCGAGCCGGTCCGGGTGACCGTCGCGGTGCGGCTGGCCGTCTGGCGCCCCGCCCCGCGCTGA
- a CDS encoding DUF4272 domain-containing protein translates to MTVPAPDPREVREASLDELSRLRLPLPPAQFPLVWEPGDQIELRPTVEIEARIAVLHLILARCFGMPPQAAMSWLLASHLVEMVTPPEFQFVTGGKGDHRSFVLHHDALFALAWVLGLTKQLDPTLPVDERLVERMPHIPEGETFGQWRARILAAPQHPADAAALLDLHYCLDWAYLETERAGRTPPGLVDANAIGQRRWALEWAVMLRGPYHDEPPGWEEVDLST, encoded by the coding sequence GTGACCGTACCTGCCCCCGATCCGCGGGAGGTGCGTGAGGCGAGCCTGGACGAGTTGTCCCGGCTGCGTCTTCCGCTGCCACCCGCCCAGTTCCCGCTCGTGTGGGAGCCCGGCGACCAGATCGAGCTCCGCCCCACGGTGGAGATCGAGGCCCGCATCGCGGTGCTGCACCTGATCCTGGCCCGCTGCTTCGGGATGCCGCCGCAGGCGGCGATGAGCTGGCTGCTCGCCTCGCACCTGGTGGAGATGGTCACGCCGCCGGAGTTCCAGTTCGTGACCGGCGGCAAGGGCGACCACCGGTCGTTCGTGCTGCACCACGACGCGCTCTTCGCCCTGGCCTGGGTGCTCGGCCTGACCAAGCAGCTCGACCCGACGCTGCCGGTCGACGAGCGGCTGGTGGAGCGGATGCCGCACATCCCCGAGGGGGAGACCTTCGGCCAGTGGCGGGCCCGGATCCTCGCCGCCCCGCAGCACCCCGCCGACGCGGCCGCCCTGCTGGACCTGCACTACTGCCTGGACTGGGCGTACCTGGAGACGGAACGGGCCGGCCGGACGCCGCCCGGGCTGGTCGACGCCAACGCCATCGGCCAGCGTCGGTGGGCCCTGGAGTGGGCCGTCATGCTGCGCGGGCCGTACCACGACGAGCCCCCCGGCTGGGAAGAGGTCGACCTCTCCACCTGA
- a CDS encoding thymidine phosphorylase has product MSAFTAVDVIRVKRDGGVLSDAQIDWVVDAYTRGVVADEQMSALAMAILLRGMTAPEIARWTAAMIASGERLDLSAVARPTVDKHSTGGVGDKITLPLTPLVAACGAAVPQLSGRGLGHTGGTLDKLESIPGWRAALSNDEFTAQLRDVGAVICAAGAGLVPADRKLYALRDVTGTVEAIPLIASSIMSKKIAEGTGALVLDVKVGSGAFMKSVEQARELARTMVELGGAHGVRTVALLTDMSTPLGQAIGNAVEVTESVEVLAGGGPADVVELTLALAREMLDAAGLPDVDPEAALRDGRAMDSWRAMIRAQGGDPDAPMPTANEVEVVRADTDGHVAAIDAYDMGVAAWRLGAGRARKEDPVSVPAGVVLHKRPGEAVRAGDPLYELRAQDAARIPAARDDAARAVRIAPVAPAATPLVIERIG; this is encoded by the coding sequence GTGAGTGCTTTCACGGCGGTTGACGTCATCCGGGTCAAGCGGGACGGGGGTGTGCTCTCCGACGCGCAGATCGACTGGGTGGTGGACGCGTACACCCGGGGGGTGGTGGCCGACGAGCAGATGTCGGCGCTGGCCATGGCGATCCTGCTGCGCGGCATGACCGCACCCGAGATCGCCCGGTGGACCGCCGCGATGATCGCCAGCGGGGAGCGGCTCGACCTCTCCGCCGTCGCCCGGCCGACCGTCGACAAGCACTCCACCGGCGGCGTCGGTGACAAGATCACCCTGCCGCTCACCCCGCTGGTCGCCGCGTGCGGCGCCGCCGTGCCGCAGCTCAGCGGCCGGGGCCTCGGGCACACCGGCGGCACGCTGGACAAGCTGGAGTCGATCCCGGGCTGGCGGGCGGCGTTGAGCAACGACGAGTTCACCGCCCAGCTCCGCGACGTCGGCGCGGTGATCTGCGCGGCCGGCGCCGGGCTCGTCCCCGCCGACCGCAAGCTGTACGCGCTGCGCGACGTGACCGGGACCGTCGAGGCCATCCCGCTGATCGCCAGCTCGATCATGAGCAAGAAGATCGCGGAGGGCACCGGCGCGCTGGTGCTCGACGTGAAGGTCGGCTCCGGCGCGTTCATGAAGTCCGTCGAGCAGGCCCGCGAGCTGGCCCGGACGATGGTCGAGCTGGGCGGCGCGCACGGCGTACGGACCGTCGCCCTGCTCACCGACATGTCCACCCCGCTCGGCCAGGCCATCGGCAACGCCGTCGAGGTGACCGAGTCCGTCGAGGTGCTCGCCGGGGGCGGCCCCGCCGACGTGGTCGAGCTGACCCTGGCGCTGGCCCGCGAGATGCTCGACGCGGCCGGGCTGCCGGACGTCGACCCGGAGGCTGCCCTGCGCGACGGCCGGGCGATGGACTCCTGGCGGGCGATGATCCGCGCCCAGGGCGGGGACCCGGACGCCCCGATGCCCACCGCCAACGAGGTCGAGGTGGTCCGCGCGGACACCGACGGCCACGTCGCGGCGATCGACGCGTACGACATGGGGGTGGCCGCCTGGCGGCTCGGCGCCGGACGCGCCCGCAAGGAGGACCCGGTCAGCGTGCCTGCGGGGGTGGTGCTGCACAAGCGCCCGGGCGAGGCGGTGCGGGCGGGCGACCCGCTCTACGAGCTGCGCGCGCAGGACGCCGCCCGCATCCCGGCGGCGCGGGACGACGCCGCGCGGGCGGTGCGGATCGCGCCGGTCGCGCCCGCCGCGACGCCGCTGGTGATCGAGCGGATCGGCTGA
- a CDS encoding cytidine deaminase: protein MTEIDWERLRDAATEVMRHAYVPYSKFPVGAAALVDDGRVVVGCNVENAAYGVVLCAECGVVSSLHATGGGRIVALSCVDATGEPLMPCGRCRQLLWEQGGPECLIEAKGGPLRMAELLPHAFDVADLEAVTGEAPVPVVPDRLAAWRGRGTVFVHPDLSAGQQVWTAYWERSAGDDEGAETGVLEEGPSWGDPAEAITWGLARTPRVVVVDASGAIFWAGEGEPPMEIPTRWGG from the coding sequence ATGACTGAGATCGACTGGGAACGGCTGCGGGACGCCGCCACCGAGGTGATGCGGCACGCGTACGTGCCGTACTCGAAGTTCCCGGTCGGGGCGGCCGCGCTGGTCGACGACGGCCGGGTGGTGGTCGGCTGCAACGTGGAGAACGCCGCGTACGGCGTGGTGCTCTGCGCCGAGTGCGGGGTCGTCTCCTCGCTGCACGCCACCGGGGGCGGCCGGATCGTGGCCCTCTCCTGCGTCGACGCCACCGGCGAACCGCTGATGCCGTGCGGCCGGTGCCGCCAGCTGCTCTGGGAACAGGGCGGGCCGGAGTGTCTCATCGAGGCGAAGGGTGGCCCGCTGCGGATGGCGGAGCTGCTGCCGCACGCCTTCGACGTGGCCGACCTGGAGGCCGTGACCGGGGAGGCCCCGGTGCCCGTGGTGCCGGATCGGCTGGCCGCCTGGCGTGGGCGCGGCACGGTCTTCGTGCACCCCGACCTCTCCGCCGGCCAGCAGGTCTGGACGGCCTACTGGGAGCGGTCGGCGGGCGACGACGAGGGCGCCGAGACCGGCGTGCTGGAGGAGGGCCCGAGCTGGGGCGACCCGGCGGAGGCGATCACGTGGGGTCTGGCCCGTACGCCCCGGGTGGTGGTCGTGGACGCCTCGGGAGCGATCTTCTGGGCGGGCGAGGGTGAGCCGCCGATGGAGATACCGACTCGCTGGGGTGGCTGA
- a CDS encoding SGNH/GDSL hydrolase family protein gives MKRSLAAMATLICAATLLPSSIATAKSAAPETGPTAASARPPETRRAPRPPADPDRVRDPDRRLGTAWRRSADRAVTTSGDATGLHLLVADEAQAYAWRTAATLAEPGFDTDQWIGQACVTGSGRRAVVVYAPRTFTNRELLMQRGGFAAVVDLKTGAVTKLPERVSLAYHNPGCGRGEKAVLSRLEMPTEPGQAAHTWLGTVDTARPTSPVRKVRAAGQVSSVLPVRDGLIGSKGNSLVRIGAGGALTNLAATGGTPFRMLADGPDAVAFQIVRDGRTEFKRFAAGKVSHHGAVPQGQVKLRPGAGGRVFAVGGRAEAGTAGRLPRSWRAIDGLPDADVSTTGALVVQRATTGREAAGQLAERPDNGRPERVDIRTSRTADDSELRFSVEPRVDHAGRRLSPSLRGRPAASGQSSSRTTATAGDPNVPMDPDGACAVSRNDKTLQVYQPTVAQMEWAANLAVRNQLTFQRPANWNNNSMPAYSPQGMFPSMALIGGGYVPAQIFLGILAQESNLWQASRHAVDASVGNPLTSLGYYGLDLQDPDFNLINFDETKEPRPDCGYGAGQVTSGMRKSETGRTLAGVTWDYTKQKAVATDYATNVAAGLRILQDKWNQTRAAGLIANDGDPKYLENWWFAVWAYNTGFYAQNPQAPTLPWGVGWANNPANTDYPADRKRFLTAPLDVDNPGDEDDVDDDIGYDNAKHPNHWSYPERVIGFAYTSLIRYNYKLETFSPTYVTAAARQPDVAHAARYTFCEPQVNDCDETLPPKVPGDYPTTKAGACQRDDLKCWWHGPVTWTDCSINCGLENRKYTTVEPRPYANAGDNIHPTPVNSDGTCKVEGLPSGARIIDDISTTVPLGAEGCRPTFTSGGTFSLNFASHTQPDGDVVNPGKVDFHQIGAGFGGHFWFTHTYKRSEHPTYRVTGTWNINPTNAWTRIWAHMPDHGAHTRQAEYVIRRPNGTTERRIIPTQWESNKWVNLGVFDLTGTGNPKVELSNFTLDGTGVQDIAWDAVAVQPLPSKPRHFLVALGDSYSSGEGTGDYTRVSDQYGDDKAWRNSCRRSAHAWSQQATIPGAPGTVASLTAQHHQNIDAQFVACSGARAHNLMSPSLLSGGAWQGEPAVGQYGEISQLDQGSLNTNTTAVMLSIGGNDARFTKIGMSCATGIDCSAPDYRMEGDDKPLGEKQEELINGYVRQSIQEVVRQVRLRAPNAAIFVMGYPHLFDTPCQYAVVLPPSIPFGFSPTETQFLNGLSDKMVSVLPSDAANRVYGMDARSEFADHNICGSSEAYLHAARVGDTSVDDDGDPKQFSSMETLHPTRAGNQAYARILTDYMGLFNYRW, from the coding sequence ATGAAGCGGTCCCTAGCCGCAATGGCGACGCTGATCTGCGCCGCTACCCTCCTTCCCTCGTCCATCGCGACTGCGAAGTCCGCAGCGCCCGAGACCGGCCCGACCGCCGCGTCCGCGCGCCCACCGGAGACCCGTCGTGCACCTCGACCACCCGCCGATCCGGACCGGGTCCGCGACCCCGACCGCCGTCTGGGGACAGCATGGCGGCGGTCGGCTGATCGCGCCGTCACCACGTCCGGCGACGCAACCGGCCTACATCTTCTCGTCGCCGACGAGGCGCAGGCGTACGCCTGGCGGACTGCGGCGACCCTCGCGGAGCCCGGCTTCGACACCGACCAGTGGATCGGGCAGGCCTGCGTGACCGGCTCGGGCCGGCGCGCCGTCGTGGTGTACGCGCCGCGGACCTTCACCAACCGCGAGCTGCTCATGCAGCGAGGCGGGTTCGCCGCAGTCGTCGACCTGAAGACTGGTGCGGTCACGAAGCTGCCCGAGCGGGTGTCGCTGGCCTACCACAACCCCGGGTGCGGCAGGGGCGAGAAGGCGGTTCTGTCGCGGCTGGAAATGCCGACCGAGCCTGGTCAGGCGGCCCACACCTGGCTCGGCACGGTCGACACGGCGCGGCCGACCTCGCCGGTGCGGAAGGTGCGCGCCGCCGGCCAGGTCTCCTCTGTGCTGCCGGTGCGCGACGGGCTGATCGGCTCGAAAGGCAACAGCCTGGTCCGGATCGGTGCCGGCGGTGCACTGACCAACCTGGCAGCGACGGGGGGCACGCCCTTCCGGATGCTCGCCGACGGTCCCGACGCGGTGGCGTTCCAGATCGTGCGCGACGGCCGGACCGAGTTCAAGCGGTTCGCCGCCGGAAAGGTGTCCCACCACGGGGCGGTCCCGCAGGGCCAGGTAAAGCTCCGGCCCGGAGCGGGCGGCCGGGTGTTCGCCGTCGGCGGGCGGGCAGAGGCCGGTACGGCAGGTCGGCTGCCGCGTAGCTGGCGGGCTATCGACGGCCTGCCCGACGCGGACGTCTCCACTACCGGTGCTCTGGTCGTCCAGCGGGCCACCACGGGTCGGGAGGCCGCCGGGCAGTTGGCGGAACGGCCGGACAACGGGCGACCGGAGAGGGTGGACATCAGGACGAGCCGGACGGCCGACGATTCGGAACTCCGTTTCTCGGTCGAGCCACGGGTGGACCATGCCGGGCGGCGGCTCTCGCCCTCGCTGCGTGGCCGGCCCGCCGCCAGCGGGCAGAGCAGTTCCCGGACGACCGCGACGGCGGGCGACCCCAACGTTCCGATGGACCCCGACGGCGCCTGCGCGGTGTCCCGCAACGACAAGACGCTTCAGGTCTACCAGCCGACGGTGGCCCAGATGGAGTGGGCGGCCAACCTCGCGGTGCGTAACCAGCTGACGTTCCAGCGACCCGCCAACTGGAACAACAACTCCATGCCGGCCTACTCCCCACAAGGCATGTTCCCGTCGATGGCGCTCATCGGCGGCGGCTACGTGCCCGCGCAGATCTTTCTGGGCATCCTCGCCCAGGAGTCGAACCTCTGGCAGGCGAGCCGGCATGCCGTGGACGCCTCCGTCGGGAATCCGCTGACCAGCCTGGGTTACTACGGTCTCGACCTCCAGGACCCGGACTTCAATCTGATCAATTTCGACGAGACCAAGGAACCGCGTCCGGACTGCGGATACGGCGCGGGTCAGGTGACCTCGGGCATGCGGAAGTCCGAGACCGGCCGGACCCTCGCCGGGGTCACCTGGGACTACACGAAGCAGAAGGCGGTCGCGACGGACTACGCCACCAACGTGGCGGCGGGTCTGCGGATCCTGCAGGACAAGTGGAACCAGACCCGTGCTGCCGGGCTGATCGCCAACGACGGCGACCCGAAGTACCTGGAGAACTGGTGGTTCGCCGTCTGGGCCTACAACACCGGCTTCTACGCACAGAACCCGCAGGCCCCCACCCTGCCCTGGGGCGTGGGCTGGGCCAACAACCCCGCCAACACCGACTATCCTGCCGACCGCAAGCGGTTCCTGACGGCGCCGCTCGACGTGGACAACCCGGGCGACGAGGACGATGTCGATGACGACATCGGCTACGACAACGCGAAGCACCCCAACCACTGGTCGTACCCCGAGCGGGTGATCGGCTTCGCCTACACGTCGCTGATTCGCTACAACTACAAGCTGGAGACGTTCTCCCCAACGTACGTGACGGCGGCGGCACGGCAGCCGGACGTCGCGCACGCGGCCCGCTACACCTTCTGCGAACCCCAGGTCAACGACTGCGATGAGACCCTGCCACCGAAGGTGCCGGGCGACTACCCGACCACCAAGGCGGGGGCTTGCCAGCGCGACGACCTGAAGTGCTGGTGGCACGGCCCGGTCACCTGGACGGACTGCTCGATCAACTGTGGCCTGGAGAACCGTAAGTACACGACGGTCGAGCCCCGGCCGTACGCGAACGCGGGTGACAACATCCACCCGACCCCGGTCAACTCGGACGGCACCTGCAAGGTGGAGGGTCTCCCCAGCGGCGCACGGATCATCGACGACATCTCGACCACCGTGCCGCTCGGCGCGGAGGGCTGCCGGCCCACGTTCACGTCGGGCGGTACCTTCAGCCTCAACTTCGCCAGCCACACCCAGCCGGACGGCGACGTGGTGAACCCCGGCAAGGTGGACTTCCACCAGATCGGGGCCGGCTTCGGCGGGCACTTCTGGTTCACCCACACCTACAAACGGTCGGAACATCCCACGTACCGGGTCACCGGCACCTGGAACATCAACCCGACCAACGCCTGGACCCGGATCTGGGCGCACATGCCGGACCACGGCGCGCACACACGGCAGGCGGAATACGTCATCCGCCGGCCGAACGGCACCACCGAACGGCGCATCATCCCCACGCAGTGGGAGTCCAACAAATGGGTCAACCTGGGCGTATTCGACCTGACCGGAACGGGTAACCCCAAGGTCGAGTTGAGCAACTTCACCCTGGACGGCACCGGTGTCCAGGACATCGCCTGGGACGCCGTCGCCGTGCAGCCGTTGCCCAGCAAACCCCGGCACTTCCTGGTGGCGCTGGGCGACTCGTACTCCTCGGGTGAGGGGACGGGCGACTACACGCGGGTCAGCGACCAGTACGGCGACGACAAGGCGTGGCGGAACTCTTGCCGGCGCAGCGCGCACGCCTGGTCGCAGCAGGCGACGATTCCCGGCGCGCCCGGGACCGTCGCGTCGTTGACGGCGCAGCACCACCAGAACATCGACGCGCAGTTCGTGGCGTGCAGCGGAGCGCGGGCCCACAATCTGATGAGCCCGAGCCTGCTCTCCGGCGGTGCCTGGCAGGGTGAGCCGGCCGTGGGCCAGTACGGGGAGATCAGCCAACTCGATCAGGGATCGCTGAACACCAACACCACGGCGGTGATGCTGTCCATCGGCGGCAACGACGCCCGGTTCACGAAGATCGGCATGTCCTGTGCGACAGGCATCGACTGCAGCGCGCCGGACTACCGCATGGAGGGCGACGACAAGCCGCTGGGGGAGAAGCAGGAGGAACTGATCAACGGTTACGTCAGGCAGTCGATCCAGGAGGTCGTACGACAGGTCCGACTCCGGGCGCCAAACGCCGCCATCTTCGTGATGGGATACCCGCACCTGTTCGACACGCCCTGTCAGTACGCGGTGGTGCTGCCTCCGTCGATCCCGTTCGGCTTCTCGCCCACCGAGACGCAGTTCCTCAACGGGCTCTCCGACAAGATGGTGTCGGTGCTTCCGTCGGACGCCGCCAACCGGGTGTACGGCATGGACGCGCGCAGTGAGTTCGCCGATCACAACATCTGTGGCAGCTCTGAGGCTTATCTGCACGCCGCGCGGGTCGGGGACACGTCCGTGGACGACGACGGGGACCCCAAGCAGTTCTCCAGTATGGAGACGCTGCACCCCACCCGGGCGGGCAACCAGGCGTATGCCCGGATCCTGACCGACTACATGGGTCTGTTCAACTACCGGTGGTAG